A segment of the Acidimicrobiales bacterium genome:
TCACCAGGTCGTCTCGCGGATCGGCTCGGCGCTGTGCCAGCAGCTCGCCCAGGTGGTGGTGGAACTCCTCGCCGGCCGAGCGGGCGACCTCCTCGTAGTCGGGGCGGCGGGTGGCGCCGAACACGACCACGCCGAACCGGGCCGACCAGTCGGTGAGCCACGGACGAAGGTCGGCGGGCACCCCGAACAGCTCGGCGATCACGGCCGCGGGGAGCGGGTGCGAGAAGGCCTCGACCAGATCCACGGTGTCGCTGCCACGGCGAGCGGCCATCCGGTCGAGCAGGTCGTCGCAGATCGTCTCCACGTCGGCGCGCAGCGACGACACGGCCCTGGGCGTGAACCGCCGCTGGAACGGTGCGCGCAGGCGGGTGTGCTCGGGCGGGTCGTGGAAGAGCATCCACCCGTTCAGCAGCTCGATCGCCCTGGCCAGCGCGTCGGCCCGCGACCCGCTGAGGCGGGCCGAGAACGCACCGATCCGATCGGTCGAGAGCTCGGGTGCCCGGAACGCAGCATCCAGCTCCGGATGGCCGGTGACGACCCAGGCGTGGTGCCGCTCGCTCCAGGCCACCGGGCCCAGCTCGTCGCGCACCCGTGCGAAGTACCCGTGCGGTCGTTCGATCGCCTCGGGATCGAGGAAGTCGATGTCGGGCACGCCCGTGGTCTCCGTCCGGCGGCTCATCGCATCCTGAGGGCGCCGTCGAGGCGGATGACGGTGCCGTTGAGCATCGTGTTCTCGACGACGTGCTGGGCGAGGGCGGCGAACTCGCCGGGCTGGCCGAACCGGTGGGGGAACGGCGTCTCCGCGGCCAGCTGGTCGGCGTAGGCGGGGGGCATCGACGCCACCATCGGGGTGGCGAACGAGCCGGGAGCGATCGACACGACCCGGATCCCGAGGGGCGCCAGGTCGCGGGCGACGGGCAGGGTCATGCCGGCCACGCCGGCCTTGGCGGCCGAGTAGGCGGCCCCGCCGGTGACGCCGTCGAAGGCGGCGATCGACGAGGTGGTGACGATCACGCCTCGCTCGCCGGCGTCGTCGACCGGCTCGAGCCGGCTCATCGCCCACGCGGCCAGGCGCACGCAGTTGAACGTGCCGATCAGGTTGACCCGCACGATCCGCTCGAACACGTCGAGATCGTGAGGGCCCTGCCGGCGCACCGTCCGGTGGCCGGCGGCGGGTACGCCGGCGCAGCACACCAGCACCCGGAGCTCGCCGAGCCGATCGACGACGGCGGCGACGGCGTCGGGGTCGCACACGTCGACCGGCGGCTCGCCACGCAGGTCGATCGTGGTCACCCGGGAGCCGGCCGAGGCCAGCCGCTGGGCCGTCGCCGCGCCGAGGCCGGACGAGCCGCCGGTCACCAGCGCGTCGACCCCGTCGAGGTGCATCACCCGCAGTCTTGCCGACCCGGCTCGCCGTGGCTGTCGTGAGGAGCGGCGGTGCCGGGATCCCGTGCGACTGTCCCGGACCTGACGGGACTTTTGCCCCTGGGGTGACCCCCGCCACCCGACCTACGGTCGCAGACGGACCGGCCGTTCGGCCGTGCTCTGCCCTGGGTGGGGGTGACCCATGAAGTTCTGGCGAGCCAGCGCCGAGATCATCGGTCGGCGCTACAAGGTCGTGATCCTGGTGGCGGTGCTGCTGGCCGCCGTGACGGCGTTCGGGCTCCCCCGCCTGGAGTTCGCGACGGGACAGGACTCGATCATCCCGGCGGGCTCGCAGGTCTACAAGGACAACCTCGTCTACCAGGGGCAGTTCGGAGGCGAGCCGATGCTCGCCCTGTGGACGGGGCCCATCGAGGAGGTCTTCAGCGAGGAGAACCTCCCCAGGATCCAGGCCGTCGAGCAGGCGCTCATCGACGACGGCCGCTACGCGGCCGTGCTCGGGCCCTACCAGTCGCTGCAGTACGCGGCCGACCAGCTACCGATCCTCGAGGCCGACCTGCTGCCGGCCACGATCGAGACGGTGGCCGAGGAGGCCCGCCAGGAGGCCCTCGCCGGTGGAGCGACCGAGGCGGAGGCCGACGCGGCCGCGGCCGAGGCGTCGGCGGTCCGCACCGACGAGCTGCTGGCCGAGGCGGCGCGGCTCAACGAGGCCGCGCCCACGCCGGAGTCCCGCACCTTCGCCAACCCCGAGTTCGTGGAGTTCCTGCTCTACGAGGGCGACGGCGACATCCGGCCGATCCTGCGGGACAACTTCCCCGACCCCAACCACGCGCTGATGATCGTCCGGCTCCCGGGGAACGCCGAGCTGAAGACCCTCGGCCCCGACTCCGACCTGGTGAGGGAGCTGGTCGACCAGAACGCGCTGAGCGGCTTCGACTCCGTGGTGTCGGGACCTCCCCGCTACCTCAAGGACATCAACGACTACCTCCAGGGGGGCATGGCCACGCTGGGCGGCATCGCGGTGCTGGTGATGGTGGTCGTGCTGGCGCTGGTGTTCCGGGTGCGCTGGCGGCTGCTGTCGCTCGCCATCGTCACGGTGGGGTCGATCTGGGCCTTCGGGATCATGGGCTTCGTCGACATCCCCCTGTCGATGGTGACCATCTCGGGGTTCCCCATCCTGATCGGCCTGGGCGTCGACTTCTCCATCCAGATGCACAGCCGCTTCGAGGAGGAGGTCACCTCCGACGGCGACGCGAACCGGTCGCGGCGCATGACCATGATGCACATGGGCCCGCCGCTGCTGGTGGCCATGCTCGCCGCCGCCATCGGGTTCCTCGCCCTCCAGCTGTCGCAGGTGCCGATGATCCGCACCTTCGGGTGGATGCTGATCAT
Coding sequences within it:
- a CDS encoding cytochrome P450, producing the protein MSRRTETTGVPDIDFLDPEAIERPHGYFARVRDELGPVAWSERHHAWVVTGHPELDAAFRAPELSTDRIGAFSARLSGSRADALARAIELLNGWMLFHDPPEHTRLRAPFQRRFTPRAVSSLRADVETICDDLLDRMAARRGSDTVDLVEAFSHPLPAAVIAELFGVPADLRPWLTDWSARFGVVVFGATRRPDYEEVARSAGEEFHHHLGELLAQRRADPRDDLVSALARSGELDDLEVLGACSLLLFAGHDTTASLLSSATLALCDHPDQRARFAAGAVDLDRAIEELLRFEGSAKAMMRQVAEPLALGGRHLEPGEAVFLTILAANRDPRVFDAPDELRLDRSPNPHLAFGHGVHFCLGASLARLELRVALPRLFAAFPDLQPAGPPTWKPNISDRSPSTVPLRLSVA
- a CDS encoding SDR family NAD(P)-dependent oxidoreductase; translation: MHLDGVDALVTGGSSGLGAATAQRLASAGSRVTTIDLRGEPPVDVCDPDAVAAVVDRLGELRVLVCCAGVPAAGHRTVRRQGPHDLDVFERIVRVNLIGTFNCVRLAAWAMSRLEPVDDAGERGVIVTTSSIAAFDGVTGGAAYSAAKAGVAGMTLPVARDLAPLGIRVVSIAPGSFATPMVASMPPAYADQLAAETPFPHRFGQPGEFAALAQHVVENTMLNGTVIRLDGALRMR